In the genome of Acanthopagrus latus isolate v.2019 chromosome 17, fAcaLat1.1, whole genome shotgun sequence, the window CAACACTGAGATATTGCTGGACCCCAGGTCAGTAGAAGCATTGTGcattgtgtttcagttttgtatGTCAAAGGtggtaactgtgtgtgtgcagggtctTGAATATCAattcagcagctctgtcacCTCACATTCAAATGTGCTCTTTTGGCCATCTGCTGGGTTTGTGTTCAAACAAACCATGTGTGAGATGTGAAAAGCTGACGAGCAGCCAGTGTCACAGCTTTGTTCACTCTCCAGTCCTGTTCCTGCTGAATATTGATGAGAATCGTTTTTGGGCCAACCAAATGTTGCAATCGCGTCCACACAGCTTGACTGCCAAATCATGAATGTCACTGGTGTGCCATCCTCCTCTCGCTCAGGGCGATCCGCCAGAAATACCTGAAGACCTGGTTCACTGTTGACTTTGTGTCATCCATCCCTGTGGACTACATCTTCTTGATGGTGGACAGTCTCGACTCCGAGGTCTACAGGACAGCCAGGGCGCTGCGCATCGTCCGCTTCACCAAAATCTTGAGCCTGCTTCGACTGCTCCGCCTGTCCAGACTCATCCGCTACATCCACCAGTGGGAGGAGGTGAGAAACTCCAGGAATCAGAGTCGAGGGGATGTTTGCGTGAGAGCAGGTGTTCAAAACTCATTAATATGtgaaatatcatgtttttgGGTAGAATCCAACATCCTACAgtcctttttaaaatattgtgcAGATGAGCGGCCAAGCGAGACCTTCTTCATATAGCACAAGCCTGCTGAAAATGGGGCTACCATAAGTTTTATTGTGGCCCACCAGAGTTTTCTAGTgacattttcttaaataatcaagaaaataaaatgctttgcACAATGGATAGTGTAAAGATAAAGGTTAGATAAAGgtagaaacatttaaaaatgaaatgaaatgatgaaacgGCAACCGACCAGTAAAAGTTCACAAGACATGAATTAAAACCATTAAAAGTAAGAACTaattaaaattcaaaaaaatCTTCTGTATTTGTCCAGGTgtcagaaatcttttttttttctaaaagacctcatcaaatgtcacatcatcgtGATCTGAACAGATGCACAAATGATCGTTACCCATTAATTGTGAATCATCgtagaacaaataaaaataaagatgagcTATTATTTCTATCTATTATTTCTAAACCTCCTTACATCcatattttcctcctcctcctctctcctctgctcctcttcagaTCTTCCACATGACCTATGACCTCGCCAGTGCCATGGTGAGGATAGTCAACCTGATTGGtatgatgctgctgttgtgccACTGGGATGGCTGTCTGCAGTTCCTGGTCCCCATGCTGCAGGACTTCCCTCCAGACTGCTGGGTTTCCAAGAACCTGATGGTGGTGAGTCTCTAACCAGCCGCCTGCACTTATGtgaatgttcttgtttttttatacgCTTCAGTGAAAGATTTCATTGTGtggagagcaaaaaaacagGACATGACATTCGGTTTGAGCTGGATGAAGCACGCAAAGCTCGGTCTCAGCTTGTTTGAACAGTGCGCACAATCTTTATTTCAGACGGATGCAGCGAGGTTCAGGTTTtggtttatctgtgtgtgtacagagcGAGGCTGTTTATCAGATCTGACGTTGTTTGCTCCTCGTCTGCGTTAATTGGCTCATGCAGTGACACGTCCGTTTGGGATGAGATTGACTCCCGTCgtcaccaaaaataaaacgATTTTCCAATTAAAAGCCTCAGCAGAGATCAGGTGGAGGCGTGAACGCACGCAAACAGTGGCAGGCCTGGGGACCTGCAGCAAGATCTCGTCACGTGCGCGCAGGACGTGGACGCAGATGAatgcacacagatacacagctGTATGAATAGCTGACTCATGTCTCAGCGGTTGGCTGGGTGACTGTTGCTAAGCAGGCCAATTGCTGGGATTTTCCCCAGAGAAAGTCCCCTCATCCGTTGGACCATTAACATCTTAGTATAATTGGACTCACACACAAGCTTAAAGACAAAAggcgcgctcacacacacacacacacagaaagagactgGTCCTTTTGTTTGTAGTCTTTTAAAGACTTATTTAATAATGCATGATGGcttttattgtctgtgtgtggttttattCGCTCTGCAGCCGCCAGTTTTAGCAGCAGAGTGGGTTTTGACAGTTAAATTGCTCTGCTGTTACATGTTATGATCTTGGCTGTATTTTCTGAAGCGGTGCGGGGTGTGAACAGAAAATGCTCCTGTAACCtcacttgaaaataaaaacagttcagTATTGAAATGCCTTTAAATTAACACTTCTTTTCACCCGCCCTTTGCCTGTTTCCGGCTCACAGAATGACACGTGGGGCGTTCAGTACTCCTATGCACTGTTCAAAGCCATGAGCCACATGTTGTGTATCGGGTACGGCGCCCAGGCTCCAGAAGGGATGACTGATGTGTGGCTCACCATGCTCAGTATGATCGTAGGGGCCACCTGCTACGCCATGTTCATCGGCCACGCCACCGCTCTCATCCAGTCACTGGACTCCTCACGACGGCAGTACCAGGAGAAGGTGAAACATGACGCCCATCTGTCTGTTGCAGCATCAATCTCTCCTGTCATACTTGTTATAGTTTAGCCGTTGAACTTGACTCAGTCGATTGATGTCTCAGGCTGCAGctaacaatcattttcattatgaatAAAGCTGTACGTTGTTTTGATCAGTTCCTCTTTTAGTCTATAAAaggtcagtaaaaaaaaaaaggctcaccACACCTTCCAAGAGTCAAAtagttataataatataattatatgataataatattttgatgtaaatgtaagtataatatataaatatagattATTCATTCAGATGACTGAGGACTACTCTATATTGTTAATGATTATACTTTCATGCTTATAGTTTATAGAAAGTCCTATATAGTAATAGTTAAAGATGCTATCTTGTATGAAGGTtgacacaaagaaagaagaaaaacagtttattcTGATTGCACTGctatatattttatgttttgcatAGCTAGCaccagtaaatgttttttttgttatttttggcaTATTTTTCCTGTCCCCTCAAATTATGAAATTTTCATTggaaatatatttcaaatattctttttattttcaggcctttaaacatatttgaatTTAACCATTTGAGTAAGCAAAATCATTTTAGAAAACTGCTCACAACTCATAGGCTGTGTCACTCTCTATTTACAACAGAATATAGTGCACTTACTGACAGTAATTGGAGAGTGAAAGAGTGTGACATACATCCACTCTACACAGCaatttctttcaaattaaattgaattaaattaagaTTAAAACCTGTCAGTGATAATGTAAAATGACTGATACATACGTTTCTAAAATCTTAGCATTGCTCATCATTGATTGTCTATTACACATGGAATACTGAACGAGCTAGTGATTTTAGATCGAGCCTTAGACACCTTTCAGAAGGGTTCACACAGAGAAGTAATTTTAAGAAGATGCATGCCAAAAAGGTACGGAGCCAGCAGACTAATCAGTGTTATAATTAGTGTTGAGTGAGTACTCAGTTGAGATGAGTATCCTGTATACATAAAGTGAGTACTTGAACTTGAATTTGTTTGCAGATCTCTgacctgtgcatgtgtgtgtttctgttattgcAGTACAAGCAGGTGGAGCAGTACATGTCGTTCCACAAGCTTCCTGCAGATGTTCGACAAAAGATCCACGAGTACTACGAGCACCGCTTCCAGGGGAAAATGTTTGATGAGGAGAACATCCTGGGAGAACTCAGTGAGCCGCTTAAAGAGGTAATAAATTCACAACACCCACAcacctacatttaaaaaaagcgAATGTTCGGTCAACCAGCAGATCTATCacttttcccctccctcattcatctctctgttctctttgGGTAGGAGATCGTCAGCTTCAACTGTCGCAGCCTGGTGGCTAACATGCCCCTGTTCGCCAATGCTGATCCCAACTTTGTGACTGCCGTGCTGACCAAGCTTCGCTTTGAGGTGTTTCAGCCTATGGACTTCATCATCCGGGAGGGCACTGTTGGACGGAAGATGTACTTCATCCAACACGGACGAGTGAGTGTGTTGACCCGCGGCAACAAGGAAACCAAGCTGAGCGACGGGTCTTACTTTGGAGGTGAGAACATTATGGCTGTGACACAAGTTATAGAGGTAAAAATAATGTAGGGTTAATGCATCTCACAACCCCTCTCACCGCCTGTTCTCGgccctcttttctccttctcacaTGTAGAGATCTGTTTGTTGACTCGTGGACGGAGGACAGCCAGTGTCCGTGCAGACACATACTGTCGTCTGTACTCTCTCAGCGTGGACAGCTTTAACGAGGTGCTGGAGGAACACCCGATGATGCGGCGTGCCTTCGAAACTGTCGCTGTCGACCGACTAGACCGTATTGGTGAGCTGCATATTTGGATTGTTTCATacatttctctcactctctcttcaattgagttgttttgcatttggcaTTCAGTTCTACAATGACCTTGCCAAATATTTGCAGTTATCCATCTAATTCTGCTAAATTTCTCAGGCACTTTGTACTCAGCTGAAAGGTCAGAGCTCATCTTTGCAAACaagcagaaagaggaaaagctgAAATAATTAAGGATGAGCAGTGTTCTCAGTGAAGAACAGAAAAGCCTTGAGGCTAAAACCTCTGATGTTATTTCTTCAGCAGACAATGTGTCCTTCTAGTAAATATtgtcttattttctctcctgtttcgTTTCTACAGGCAGGAAGAACTCCATGCTCCTGCGGAAGTCGTCCCAGGGTGGATCTCTGGGGGGCAGTATGGGTCGTGGAGGAGGCCGGGGCGGAGGGGGTCCAGGAGCCGGAGGAGGCCTGGCAGCGGGCAGTTTGGGCTCCTGTGACAGCATCCTGGTCCAGCAGATCGTCAAACACGACAGCATGCCGGCCATGCAGGACGCCATTGCGGCGGCCGCTGCGGGAAGAGGCGGGGTCATGGGAGGGAGTGGCACGGTGTCTCCTCGGCCACGCCCGGTCATCTGGGCACCTCTGGTTCACGCCCCTCTGCAGACTGCCGCTGCCACCAGTAATGTAGCCATCGCCCTcatgcaccagcagcagcagcaacagcagcagctccagcagctgcagcagcagcacgcaCTCGGAGGTTTCTTCCTGCCCTCCCCTcttgtctctccttctccctccacctctttccctctctctcctcctcgccctcctgtGTTACAGCCTCTCCGCCCCTCTGTGAGTTCTCTCATCGGGATGATGGCGATGGGAGGGATGGGTGGTTTTGGTGGTTTGGGTAGTTTGTCCCCAAGAGGACCATTTCCCGCCTCGCCCTCGACCATGGGCCCTCCTGGTGGGGTGACATCGCCCCCTGTTGCTAAAACTCCACCCACACAAGCCTCCTCTGTCCCGACTCCTGTCCAACAAGGAAGGACTCTTCATTACAGCCTCCGCCTTCAGGCTGATCACCCCTCGGTCATTGCTGGATCACTTGGAACCCCGACAGGTGCAGGGCCATCAACACCACCCCTCCACAAGGTTCCTCCCACCAAcccttctgctgctcctgctgccccaTCAGATGGAAACGCTTCCATGACAAGTCAACAGGGAGCAAAAGAAGCTCTACTACGTCACGGTGGAAACAGCTCTCAGGGGCTGCCAGCACTGGGCAGACTCACCCAGGAGGCCAGGCTGCTGTCAGCCTCACAGCCCACTCTGCCTCACCGCTCTTGGGCAGGATTGCAGCCACACCCGCCTCTCCACCGGAAAGCCTCTGGGGGTAATTTGTTGGCAGCTCCTTTCCTAGCAGGGCAGTTAGCCAGAGGATGCAGTGCAGGCATGCTGACCTCCAATGCTCCAATGCAGCCGGTGACAAATTTACCATtcaatgcacaaacacaagcacagccCACAGCCCCTCACACTGCCTCCATAcccacacctccacctgcacacatgcctcctgcagcctctttgccatcctcctcccctccaaAGCAaactcccctctcctctgccatCCCATCACCTGcacccaccccctcctcttctACACCCATTCTCTCCCAGCCACCTCGTCCCAAACCAATCCCAATGACCCCCTctcgctcctcctctccacctccctgctCGACCCCTCCCACGGCAGGAACCCACCCACTGACGCTTTCATCGACTCCCCGTCCAAAACCGATCCCCACATCCTCCCCTcgctcttcttctccatctccctgCTCCACACCGCCACCATCTTCTGTTTCAACCCCTGTTCCACTACCTCAAACTTACAAGTcatctctcacctcctcctctccaccttctTCCTTCATCTCCACTTCTCCACCACGTCCACAGAGCCCACGAGCCAAGGCATCCAACACACCTACTTCTGTTTCTCCGCTGTCCGGCCCCAGTCCTGCCCCAACCCAAATCCCTCCTCCGATACCGGCAGCCACTCAGACCACACGCACCCACACTTCTACACCCTCCCAGACACCAATGCTCACACCTGGTACACCCACCCAGACTCTCAGCTCCTCACCTATCCCTGTCACATCTGTCCCCCCTCAAAGTAAATCCCAGAGCCCAACCCCTTCTGTCTCCAGCTCAGCCAGAGGCCCCACCTCAAGCCAGATCTCAAAACCAGCCTCGCCTTTAACCCCAACTCAAGCTGCATCTCCTTCCCCAACACCACCCACCACGACCTCTCCTCCTAAAGTAACTTTCACAGTTCATCCTGTAAAGCAAACCAATCCGGTCTTTACTCAAAGCCCAGTTTCAGGCTCTGGTCATCCCACCAAATCAACCACAGCAACCACCCCATCATCGGCATGTTTAAGCCCGAAGCCATCTTCCACTAACCCCTcatcctccaccaccacctctcctAGCATccaatcttcttcttcttcttctcacccCGCAAAACAACTGCCAACAACCATACCTGCCCCTAGAGAGTCTTCAAAACTCAACACACCCTCTACCACTGCCCAGACCTCTCAGGCATCCACCACTACACCTGCCCAGTCAGCACACTCTGCTGCCCCTGCCAACACCACCTCACCTAAAGGTGGGAAAAAGGACACTCAGCTGCAACCTGCCAGAAAAGACTCAGAGGGACTGAGACACAAACTTCCTGCCAACATgtaagaaagaagaggaagaaaacctCACAGCTTGACTTCTGTGGAGGCCGAGTTGTTTCAGCATCGGCGCCACACATCCAGTGATCTCACGTGGACGGGTACATCTTACATTCACTCTAGGATGTGATTGTCTTAGAACATCAGGTTTTCATGTGACTCAGCTGACTCAAGAGAAAGACTTTACAGGTCTGCTGAGTGGAGTGTGTAGGGGGAATGGTAGAGTCTAAAATAACATCcaaatgtatacatacatatctGTGTTAGTGATTGTTGGAGCAAGCTGGGGAGCTGAAGTGGAAACAGTAAAGCGGGATGGAAGCAATAGCTgagtcaggagaaaaaaaaagcagtataTGAAAAGTCTCCATTTTCTTGACAATGAAAACAGCAATACATGTGAAATATTTTAGGCGCTCATAATGTGACAGGAAATGGCcttgataataataaaaaaaatgtgagaaaacaataATCCTTTTGCTGTTTGGAAGAAAGTcatttgtgatgtcacttcctggtTTCCAACTCCAACTCCCTCTTGCCTCCCATTCTGCACCAAAGTGTAATATTTTCTCAtcatggtaataataataataataataataataatgataattatgaGGATATAGAGTATAAAAATCACTGTAAAGTCGATACTCATATGAATTTGAATAATTAGGAGCAGTCCACTGGTAGTTTTGTTGTCCCAGGTGTGTGGTGTTTAGTTTTTGAACAAGGACTTTTAAACCTACATGTTCACTCTGACTTCtgtaaaattgtgttttttgtgtgacgCACAATACTCCTCTGCTGTGCACTGTGGCTCACTTGATTCCGTTCCTCCCTGTACTGTAAATACGTGCCTCTCTGTGGGTCTCTGTTGTATGCTTCCTCACTCCTCAGCCTCTCAGTTCTTTCATCTCTTGTCTGTGTCGCCGCCTTTCATCTGATTTCACAGCTAACTGTTTCTTTGACGGTGACAgactctctccctttttctcgGTTTGCCCGACACTTTGCTCTTTGCTGCTGTTGGCCTCATGTTCAGTTTGCTCCTCCCGTTGTCGCCCTACGACACTGTTTCAGCGCCATTTCCAGTGATGTTTGATGTTTCGTGTGGGTAGCAACAAGGCATTTCTGTCTTAACCCCTGATACCATGTTGCCTAGACTATATATTAAAGGaccaaatgtttaattttttatttatcacagCTTTAGCTtttgagcagaaaaaaaacagctgacagtgcTGTCACAATGATGGTCTTGAGTGTGGTGTTGAAGGTGCTGAttatgattttgatgatgatcATGTTGGATGTGATCTTGAcaaccatgatgatgatgatgttgatgatgatgatgataatgatgatggtgTATATCTGGATGTAAGAATAAAGCGGATTTAGATATCATCTTGGTGAGTGTGTTGAGGCATGAGCTCTTTTGTGCGCCTACATGTGTATCTACATTCACTGCAGGTAGGATTTATAAAGGTTAAAACTTGAATATTGATGACTCAAAAAACCTTTGGACATTTCGCAGAGGAAACTAGAGACAAATCACCTTAAGATGTGGTTGCTTTTGGTTTCAGCAGTGGTGAAATATAATACATAAtcctttactcaagtactgttctgAGTACAGTTGTGAGTTACTCCACCACATTGTAGTGGTGGCAAACGTTGTGCTTATTACACCAGCACATATATTATCACAGTTTCTGTTACAAGTTTCTTTGTAGCTTTTGATTATTGATGATTCATTATCATGGTCTTAACATTGAATAAAGTACTTCTAATTAGCTTGACCTCTATTAGATGCAGCATTAAAGTGATGCTTAAACATTAATGCACCATTAATAATGATCCATAAATGTATATGATTCTGAAATGGGAATTTTGTATGATAAGCACCTTCACTTCTTGTACTTTAATTATGTTTGGATTAAGGGTAGACCTATTATCTGTTCTGGCTGATCATCGGGGCCGATATTCTGCATTTTCCAGTTATCGGTATCAGTGACTTTTTTGTCAACCGATAAGATAACTTATCATCATAGAACAACCTCTCACAATGTCCCAACAACAACTGATTGTAAGACATCAGAATTATTAccctataaacactgaataatttgaatctacaaagtaacttgtaactacattcattaaataaatacagtgaagaagaagtataaagtagcagaaagaAGAAATAGTTGAGTACTTGACAATAGTTTTCATCAGGATTGTTTCTTCAGGAAAAAGTAATTCTGAGAAGGTTAGAggagaaatgtgatgttttcttaaACTTGACAAGGACCCCAACTGATGTTCCTCCATTGTAAGGGGTCAAAAGGGAAAAGTGTGGAACCActtgctttttctttaaaaatccaTTTCATATATAATCTCAATCTTATCAGAGAATCATACACCTTGCTATCAAATACGTGCAgtgaagacaaaatgacaatatttcaaaatgaagtagaagtaaaaattagcagaaaatgaaagtaTTCAAGTTGTGCAAAGATTCTACTTTAAGGTCCAGTATGTAgaatttagtggcatctagtgatgcaaccaactgaacacccctcgtctcaccctcccctACAGTGGTCGCTAAAAGATATAAAAACGTGAAAAGCCCTCTCTGGAGTCAGTGTTTGGTCTGTCCGTTCTGGGCTCCTGtactctgaggaggaggacgtgtTCCCTCACTTGAGACTCGCCTTGGACATGACCCCAATGACTCAGCTTTGGACTCATTCGTTATCTCCGAGGATTTGGGACTCGAGAGGTTTGGTGACTCAGCTCCAACACTGTTGTGTGTTCAAACAACTTCTTGCAAGAGCGACAAGTTGACTGTTTCAACAACAGTTTCAACTGCTTCTTTCCCGGctcctcttctgctgctccaggATCCCCAACCCTAATCCTGCACCTCTCAGCAGAGGgcagacacactcacatccAAGGTTAAGCTTGTGAATGTGGGGACACCTAAATCTCTCGCGCTCTGGAGTGGAAGAACTAAATGAATATCCGCTTTCATGTGGGCAGATTACCGTCTCGCTGATTCACCTGCCTCCCCTTCCCTTCCTTTAACtttctctcgctcacacacatttattttacctctcctccctctttaaAATCCAAGTGGTTTTCAACAGCCCTCCAGCCCATGTAGGCGGCGACAAGAGAACAATTTTCACCTCGACGAGTTAAGAGGCATTAACATATTGCATTTACACTTGTTAATTTTTGCACAGTGTTTGAAAAGCCCTCCTAGGTCTCATAAAGTAGCATACATTTGTCAGTAAGAGGATAATTGCCTCTGAATATATTTGAGGGGGTTTTTTTGCGACGCTTTCTGTGAATTATACAGACATTTGTAATTGGGGAGAGAAGTGAGGTTGTAAACTAGGAGAGAGTTGCACCATGTGGGGCAACATGATCATTTCTAGCCTTGGTTCAACATTTCCGAAGTGCACAAAGAGCTTTGTAAAGACTCAGGCCTGCTGGGTGTCAGTGACCACTAGATGGCGGTGACACTTCAATAATCACATCAACACAGCAGGAAGAAGGGGCATCTTTTCACAATAGCACAATTAATATTGCTTAAATATGCATCAGTACAATCACATGAGAGAACAGGAGGCCGTTTAAATGATGGGGAATCTTATTATGAAAAGGAGAGGCCACTGTGGCGCAAGCAGATAGTGTGAATGAGGTTAATGATGGCAGGCCTGGATTACCTGCCATGAATAGAGGTGGGGGATAAACAGGTCTGTAAGTGCTGCCTGTCATTCTGGCTCTGAAATAGACTCAGAGGGAAGTCTTTACTGAGGCTACACTGGAAACAACCATACTGGACAAGTGCTTCAGGGGCTAAAGATTCCCAAATATGAGTATTTGATTCCTCTTCTTTGCAGTATAAAGTAACATCATGAATCTGTGTGCGTTTCCTTTTTTAGATAATCCTCAATTCCTTCATTCAACAACGGATTGATGGGCCTGTCCATCTGTTTCTTTGTGGTAGGTGTTGTAAAAAgcacccaaaagtcatacttgagtaaaagtaaagatgttgtGATAAAATATTACGTTGGTAAAAGCAAAAGTTACCTGTATGAATAGCGTTAAAGTAAAAGGACTTAACATATCCAAtataaaatctttaaaaaatacttttctggCAAAAACATGTACAAGTAgattttacacatatttacattaatgtttatactgtatacataaCACTGTAGGTTGCCCAGTTATCGCCATGGTTGATTGAACAGAtaaatctgtaaagtaactagtgactaaagTTGTCAAAGTAGTTGAGTGGCCTAAAACGTGCAATATTTGTCTCCAATAAAACTGCAGAACATGGAAATATTCAGGTAAAGTGCAAGTACTTAAGTAGCATACCtgagtaaatgcacttaatAGCATTCCACTACTATTTACAGGGTGCGACCTTTGGAGCTGTGTAATGTCTGTTCATGACCTCTTGCCATAGGCAGCGGTGGAAGAAAGGCTCATATATTTTACTTAAGTGGAAGTACAAATACCAATGTGTAGAAATACTTTCTATATCACAATTTAGACTTTTTCATCAATTTCTATGATTAACTGGCAGAACTGGGCTCCAATACAGGCTGCATATTGTACTAACCCTTCAACCAAAAAGTGATATTGCCTTTTCATACAAGTTTTAGGTGCCTGGAGAGATAAAAGCATCCgaatttcacattaaaagccaagtgtaaaaaaaactataatcataatttgtgttgcagctgcactttccttttcttgttaATCATAACGTGACCCTAAGATCTCTCTTGTGAAACCTGAGTGTGACTTTTTACCTCATAATTTAACCTTTTAAagtcataattttgactttgtATCTCATATTTTCGACTTCTTATTTTATAACATAAGATATGATCATAATATGGACTCATCatgggaatgtttttttcatccatctTAGTTTTCAAcccattttccttttctttaactggccgaaatgggcttccatacaGGTTGCATATGGTAGTATCATTTCAACTAATACCTGATGTTGCCTTTTCATGCAAGGTGCCCGGGGAGATGAGAGCATCTGGAAGCCCACAATAAAAGCCAAAGAGTAAATACCAACACACCAACAAAGAACCTTGTGACCTCCGAGAGTGACTTTTAACCTCATAACTCTAACTTTTCAAGTCATACTTTTGATTTGAAATCTTATTACTATGACTTTATCTAGCAATGTTGACTGTTTATCTCATAGTTTCGACTTCTTATCTCATAATGATGACTTTTATCTCCCAATTTCCACTAGTTATTTCATCATTATGACTCACAAGGGGAATATTTTcataaaaaactaaacttagtttccatcttttttttttctttagcttaaaaaaaacccatacaGTTTGCATATCGCACCGCCATTTCAACCTGTAcctgatatttattt includes:
- the LOC119005634 gene encoding potassium/sodium hyperpolarization-activated cyclic nucleotide-gated channel 3 isoform X3, with the protein product MIFYWDLLMLMLMMGNLIVLPVGITFFREENTPSWIIFNVVSDTLFMVDLVLNFRTGIIKEDNTEILLDPRAIRQKYLKTWFTVDFVSSIPVDYIFLMVDSLDSEVYRTARALRIVRFTKILSLLRLLRLSRLIRYIHQWEEIFHMTYDLASAMVRIVNLIGMMLLLCHWDGCLQFLVPMLQDFPPDCWVSKNLMVNDTWGVQYSYALFKAMSHMLCIGYGAQAPEGMTDVWLTMLSMIVGATCYAMFIGHATALIQSLDSSRRQYQEKYKQVEQYMSFHKLPADVRQKIHEYYEHRFQGKMFDEENILGELSEPLKEEIVSFNCRSLVANMPLFANADPNFVTAVLTKLRFEVFQPMDFIIREGTVGRKMYFIQHGRVSVLTRGNKETKLSDGSYFGEICLLTRGRRTASVRADTYCRLYSLSVDSFNEVLEEHPMMRRAFETVAVDRLDRIGRKNSMLLRKSSQGGSLGGSMGRGGGRGGGGPGAGGGLAAGSLGSCDSILVQQIVKHDSMPAMQDAIAAAAAGRGGVMGGSGTVSPRPRPVIWAPLVHAPLQTAAATSNVAIALMHQQQQQQQQLQQLQQQHALGGFFLPSPLVSPSPSTSFPLSPPRPPVLQPLRPSVSSLIGMMAMGGMGGFGGLGSLSPRGPFPASPSTMGPPGGVTSPPVAKTPPTQASSVPTPVQQGRTLHYSLRLQADHPSVIAGSLGTPTGAGPSTPPLHKVPPTNPSAAPAAPSDGNASMTSQQGAKEALLRHGGNSSQGLPALGRLTQEARLLSASQPTLPHRSWAGLQPHPPLHRKASGGNLLAAPFLAGQLARGCSAGMLTSNAPMQPVTNLPFNAQTQAQPTAPHTASIPTPPPAHMPPAASLPSSSPPKQTPLSSAIPSPAPTPSSSTPILSQPPRPKPIPMTPSRSSSPPPCSTPPTAGTHPLTLSSTPRPKPIPTSSPRSSSPSPCSTPPPSSVSTPVPLPQTYKSSLTSSSPPSSFISTSPPRPQSPRAKASNTPTSVSPLSGPSPAPTQIPPPIPAATQTTRTHTSTPSQTPMLTPGTPTQTLSSSPIPVTSVPPQSKSQSPTPSVSSSARGPTSSQISKPASPLTPTQAASPSPTPPTTTSPPKVTFTVHPVKQTNPVFTQSPVSGSGHPTKSTTATTPSSACLSPKPSSTNPSSSTTTSPSIQSSSSSSHPAKQLPTTIPAPRESSKLNTPSTTAQTSQASTTTPAQSAHSAAPANTTSPKGGKKDTQLQPARKDSEGLRHKLPANM
- the LOC119005634 gene encoding potassium/sodium hyperpolarization-activated cyclic nucleotide-gated channel 3 isoform X4 codes for the protein MLMLMMGNLIVLPVGITFFREENTPSWIIFNVVSDTLFMVDLVLNFRTGIIKEDNTEILLDPRAIRQKYLKTWFTVDFVSSIPVDYIFLMVDSLDSEVYRTARALRIVRFTKILSLLRLLRLSRLIRYIHQWEEIFHMTYDLASAMVRIVNLIGMMLLLCHWDGCLQFLVPMLQDFPPDCWVSKNLMVNDTWGVQYSYALFKAMSHMLCIGYGAQAPEGMTDVWLTMLSMIVGATCYAMFIGHATALIQSLDSSRRQYQEKYKQVEQYMSFHKLPADVRQKIHEYYEHRFQGKMFDEENILGELSEPLKEEIVSFNCRSLVANMPLFANADPNFVTAVLTKLRFEVFQPMDFIIREGTVGRKMYFIQHGRVSVLTRGNKETKLSDGSYFGEICLLTRGRRTASVRADTYCRLYSLSVDSFNEVLEEHPMMRRAFETVAVDRLDRIGRKNSMLLRKSSQGGSLGGSMGRGGGRGGGGPGAGGGLAAGSLGSCDSILVQQIVKHDSMPAMQDAIAAAAAGRGGVMGGSGTVSPRPRPVIWAPLVHAPLQTAAATSNVAIALMHQQQQQQQQLQQLQQQHALGGFFLPSPLVSPSPSTSFPLSPPRPPVLQPLRPSVSSLIGMMAMGGMGGFGGLGSLSPRGPFPASPSTMGPPGGVTSPPVAKTPPTQASSVPTPVQQGRTLHYSLRLQADHPSVIAGSLGTPTGAGPSTPPLHKVPPTNPSAAPAAPSDGNASMTSQQGAKEALLRHGGNSSQGLPALGRLTQEARLLSASQPTLPHRSWAGLQPHPPLHRKASGGNLLAAPFLAGQLARGCSAGMLTSNAPMQPVTNLPFNAQTQAQPTAPHTASIPTPPPAHMPPAASLPSSSPPKQTPLSSAIPSPAPTPSSSTPILSQPPRPKPIPMTPSRSSSPPPCSTPPTAGTHPLTLSSTPRPKPIPTSSPRSSSPSPCSTPPPSSVSTPVPLPQTYKSSLTSSSPPSSFISTSPPRPQSPRAKASNTPTSVSPLSGPSPAPTQIPPPIPAATQTTRTHTSTPSQTPMLTPGTPTQTLSSSPIPVTSVPPQSKSQSPTPSVSSSARGPTSSQISKPASPLTPTQAASPSPTPPTTTSPPKVTFTVHPVKQTNPVFTQSPVSGSGHPTKSTTATTPSSACLSPKPSSTNPSSSTTTSPSIQSSSSSSHPAKQLPTTIPAPRESSKLNTPSTTAQTSQASTTTPAQSAHSAAPANTTSPKGGKKDTQLQPARKDSEGLRHKLPANM